A stretch of Candidatus Eremiobacteraceae bacterium DNA encodes these proteins:
- a CDS encoding CoA-transferase — MKSAGSKVATSKVVTMKDAVARLVCDGDVVVIEGFTHLICFAAAHEIIRQRRKDLTLCRLTPDLVYDQLIAAGCARKLVFSWAGNPGVGSLHALRRAIEKGVPVPLEIEEYSHFGMVARFSAGAAKLPFWPLSDYRGSDLPAANPLIRTVRCPYTDVELATVPALNPDVTIIHAQRADADGNAQIWGLYGVQKEAAFAAKRVIMVVEEIVEPSVVRADPNRTLIPGFIVDAVVCEPWGAHPSYAQGYYDRDNDFYVAWDEVSRDEARLGSWLDEFVHGAADRAAYMDKMPGLRERLEAKPRFCEGVNYGF; from the coding sequence TTGAAGTCCGCCGGCTCGAAGGTCGCCACCTCGAAGGTCGTCACGATGAAGGACGCCGTCGCGCGCCTCGTGTGCGACGGCGACGTCGTCGTCATCGAGGGCTTCACGCACCTCATCTGCTTCGCGGCGGCGCACGAGATCATCCGTCAGCGCCGCAAAGACCTGACGCTCTGCCGCCTGACGCCCGACCTCGTCTACGACCAGCTCATCGCCGCCGGCTGCGCGCGCAAACTCGTCTTCTCGTGGGCGGGAAATCCGGGCGTCGGCTCGCTGCACGCCTTGCGTCGCGCGATCGAAAAGGGCGTGCCGGTGCCGCTCGAGATCGAGGAGTACTCGCACTTCGGCATGGTCGCGCGCTTCAGCGCCGGCGCTGCGAAGTTGCCGTTCTGGCCGCTGTCCGATTACCGCGGCAGCGATCTGCCCGCCGCCAATCCGCTCATCAGGACCGTACGGTGCCCGTACACCGATGTCGAACTCGCGACGGTGCCCGCGCTCAATCCCGACGTGACGATCATCCATGCCCAACGGGCCGACGCCGACGGCAACGCGCAGATCTGGGGGCTGTACGGCGTGCAAAAGGAAGCAGCGTTCGCCGCGAAACGCGTCATCATGGTCGTCGAAGAGATCGTCGAGCCGTCGGTCGTACGTGCCGATCCGAACAGGACGCTCATCCCGGGCTTCATCGTCGACGCGGTCGTCTGCGAACCGTGGGGCGCGCACCCGTCGTACGCGCAGGGCTACTACGATCGCGACAACGATTTCTACGTCGCCTGGGATGAAGTGTCGCGCGACGAAGCGCGGCTCGGTTCCTGGCTTGACGAGTTCGTCCATGGGGCCGCAGATCGCGCCGCCTACATGGACAAGATGCCTGGGTTGCGCGAGCGGCTCGAGGCGAAGCCGCGCTTCTGCGAAGGAGTCAACTACGGCTTCTGA